The Lactuca sativa cultivar Salinas chromosome 2, Lsat_Salinas_v11, whole genome shotgun sequence genome includes a window with the following:
- the LOC111907187 gene encoding serine/threonine-protein kinase AtPK2/AtPK19-like, translated as MVSSQLTALIENKPFKSSKNYFQFPKNPPNETSDTLELDFSDTFGPLPLPAGNSEIPSDDPVVIYSRSHSLVGPTPCVSHLLNLRKLTLCEMDESLEDFSDVIDKEIEEEDSENGCKVKTIGLEDFEVMKVVGQGAFGKVYQVRKRDSLEIYAMKVVRKDKIVEKNHAEYMKAERDILTKIDHPFIVQLRYSFQTKYRLYLVLDFVNGGHLFFQLYHHGLFREDLARIYAAEIVSAVSHLHANGIMHRDLKPENILLDVDGHALLTDFGLAKEFDENARSNSLCGTVEYMSPEIILGKGHDKAADWWSVGILLF; from the exons ATGGTTTCTTCTCAATTAACTGctttaattgaaaacaagccaTTCAAATCCTCCAAGAACTATTTCCAATTCCCAAAAAACCCTCCCAATGAAACATCAGATACTCTTGAATTGGACTTTTCTGATACATTTGGTCCTCTCCCACTGCCAGCTGGCAATTCTGAAATTCCAAGCGATGACCCTGTGGTCATTTACAGCCGTTCACATTCTTTAGTGGGTCCCACGCCATGTGTAAGCCACTTGTTGAATCTAAGGAAGTTAACCTTATGTGAAATGGATGAATCATTGGAGGATTTCAGTGATGTGATAGATAAAGAGATTGAAGAAGAAGATTCTGAAAATGGTTGTAAGGTGAAAACCATAGGGCTTGAAGATTTTGAAGTCATGAAAGTTGTGGGGCAAGGGGCTTTTGGTAAAGTGTATCAAGTGAGAAAGAGAGATAGTTTGGAAATATATGCAATGAAAGTTGTGAGAAAAGATAAGATTGTGGAGAAAAATCATGCTGAGTATATGAAAGCAGAGAGAGATATCTTGACAAAGATTGATCATCCCTTTATTGTCCAGCTTCGTTACTCTTTCCAG ACAAAATATCGACTTTACCTCGTTTTGGACTTTGTGAATGGTGGACATCTTTTTTTCCAGCTATATCATCATGGACTGTTTCG AGAGGATTTGGCACGTATTTATGCTGCAGAGATTGTTTCAGCTGTTTCTCACCTTCATGCAAATGGGATAATGCATAGGGATCTTAAGCCTGAAAATATACTACTTGATGTGGATGGACat GCATTGCTTACGGATTTTGGGCTAGCAAAAGAGTTTGATGAAAATGCAAGATCAAATTCTTTATGCGGAACAGTAGAATACATGTCACCTGAAATTATTCTTGGTAAAGGCCATGACAAGGCTGCTGATTGGTGGAGTGTTGGAATCTTGTTGTTTTGA